In a single window of the Melioribacteraceae bacterium genome:
- a CDS encoding CxxxxCH/CxxCH domain-containing protein has protein sequence MRYSKYYLVAVALIGLFSFACSDIQDEITPPLKVSVHGSNVFNPMSDTYHGLQTKKFGLESCKQCHEGNFQGGTTKVSCATSNCHPSIVIHKSTIMDPASEQFHGRYIANTLNWDMDECKSCHGASYSGGVASPTCNTCHNKPGGPEACNTCHGDFNDPSKISPPRGTNNEINTTQAAVGAHQFHLNNIKIAPGNVTCSECHTIPSFYGSPGHIDNSPGAEVKFSGIATLKNANGSYDHATLKCSNTYCHGNFEFSKATSQYPFAYEEEKMVGNNYSPLWNKVDGTEAKCGTCHGLPPKGHIASTLRSCSTCHVGVVDRNGKIIDPSKHIDGKIQVFGN, from the coding sequence ATGAGATATTCAAAATATTATTTGGTAGCGGTTGCTTTAATAGGTTTATTTTCTTTTGCATGTAGCGACATTCAAGATGAAATTACTCCCCCGCTTAAAGTAAGTGTTCATGGAAGCAATGTTTTCAATCCAATGTCGGACACATATCATGGATTACAAACAAAGAAATTCGGCCTCGAATCATGTAAACAATGTCATGAAGGGAATTTCCAAGGAGGCACAACAAAAGTTAGCTGCGCAACTTCAAATTGCCATCCTTCAATAGTAATCCATAAATCAACTATAATGGATCCTGCTTCGGAGCAATTTCATGGTAGATATATTGCAAATACGCTTAATTGGGATATGGATGAATGTAAATCATGCCATGGAGCAAGTTATAGCGGAGGTGTCGCCAGTCCTACATGCAATACATGTCACAACAAACCTGGTGGACCAGAAGCGTGCAATACTTGTCATGGTGATTTTAATGATCCTTCAAAAATTTCCCCTCCGAGAGGAACTAATAACGAAATTAATACTACACAAGCCGCCGTTGGCGCGCATCAATTTCATTTAAATAATATTAAAATTGCTCCCGGAAACGTTACTTGCAGTGAATGTCACACAATTCCAAGTTTTTATGGATCCCCCGGTCACATTGATAATTCACCTGGAGCGGAAGTTAAGTTTAGCGGTATAGCCACTTTAAAAAATGCAAATGGTTCATACGATCATGCTACTTTAAAATGTTCTAATACCTATTGTCATGGTAATTTTGAATTTTCAAAAGCTACATCGCAATACCCATTTGCTTATGAAGAAGAAAAAATGGTTGGTAATAATTATTCTCCTCTTTGGAATAAAGTTGATGGCACGGAAGCAAAATGTGGTACATGCCATGGTTTACCTCCAAAAGGACATATTGCATCAACTCTAAGATCATGCTCAACTTGTCATGTTGGTGTGGTTGATAGAAATGGAAAGATAATTGACCCATCAAAACATATAGATGGAAAGATACAAGTCTTTGGCAATTAA
- a CDS encoding sigma 54-interacting transcriptional regulator, with the protein MNELNNKLKDHILDSIGEGVFTVDKNFRINFFNRAAEQITGFTRQEVIGKFCKHVFNSEYCFSDCPLGRVLKTNQNLFDFDSTIKNCHGADKKIKLNAAVLYNDSEEPIGGIVSFRDFSVYEKIGIKLHDQYQFHEIVGHSKQMQEIYDLIKDIADSSAPVFIHGESGTGKELVANAIQQTGSRKFQPYIKINCSVFPPNLLASELFGHVKGAFTDAIKDRPGRFELADKGTIFLDEVAEMPLQMQIQLLRVLQEGTFERVGESLTRKTDVRVIASTNINIKEALSKGLFRDDLYYRLNVIPIEVPPLRNRIEDVIPLAKHFLNKFSHIYKKQINDFSESAIDALLSYTYPGNIRELENLIEYAFVRTTSPTIDINKFPTIIASRKGNYTRMPNFSTSSLSREKTEIIALLEKHRWNKTKVAEELKIGRTTLWRKLKEMNLVK; encoded by the coding sequence ATGAACGAGCTAAACAATAAATTAAAGGATCACATACTTGATTCAATTGGTGAGGGAGTTTTTACGGTTGATAAAAACTTTCGAATCAATTTTTTCAATAGAGCGGCTGAACAAATAACCGGTTTTACCCGGCAGGAAGTAATTGGGAAATTTTGCAAACATGTTTTTAATTCTGAATACTGCTTTAGCGATTGCCCGCTTGGAAGAGTATTAAAGACAAATCAAAATTTGTTTGATTTTGACTCGACAATTAAAAATTGTCATGGTGCCGATAAGAAAATAAAATTGAATGCCGCGGTTTTATATAATGATTCAGAAGAACCAATTGGAGGTATAGTATCCTTTCGTGATTTTTCTGTTTATGAAAAAATTGGAATTAAGCTTCATGATCAATATCAGTTTCATGAAATTGTTGGACACAGCAAGCAGATGCAGGAAATTTATGATCTGATTAAAGATATAGCAGATTCCTCCGCTCCCGTTTTTATTCATGGTGAAAGTGGAACCGGAAAAGAACTGGTAGCTAACGCAATACAGCAAACCGGTTCACGAAAATTTCAACCTTATATTAAGATTAATTGTTCAGTCTTCCCTCCTAATTTACTAGCAAGTGAATTGTTCGGGCATGTTAAAGGTGCATTTACGGATGCAATTAAAGATAGGCCGGGTAGATTTGAATTAGCTGATAAGGGAACAATTTTTCTAGATGAAGTGGCGGAGATGCCTCTGCAAATGCAAATTCAGTTATTGCGGGTATTGCAGGAGGGCACGTTTGAAAGAGTTGGTGAATCTCTCACAAGAAAAACTGATGTGCGAGTAATCGCTTCAACAAACATCAACATTAAAGAAGCGTTGAGTAAGGGTCTGTTTAGAGATGATTTATATTACAGGTTGAATGTTATCCCAATTGAGGTGCCCCCATTACGAAACCGGATTGAGGATGTTATTCCGCTGGCAAAACATTTCTTAAATAAATTTTCACATATATATAAAAAACAAATAAATGATTTTTCTGAATCTGCAATTGATGCTCTACTATCCTACACTTATCCTGGGAATATCAGAGAACTTGAAAATTTGATTGAATATGCTTTTGTAAGAACTACTTCCCCAACAATAGATATTAATAAATTCCCGACAATTATTGCTTCCCGAAAAGGCAATTACACACGCATGCCAAATTTTTCAACCTCTTCATTGAGCAGAGAAAAGACAGAAATAATTGCCCTGTTGGAAAAACACCGATGGAACAAAACTAAAGTTGCTGAAGAACTGAAAATTGGTAGAACAACCCTTTGGCGCAAACTCAAAGAGATGAATTTAGTGAAATAA